ATCGATCACTCACTGAGTGGTTCAACAAACGATTATTGCAGGTTGTGTATGACAAACACGGCCGTGAAACACTCGGTGCAAGACTCGATAGCGACTATGAGATCCTCACAAGCGACGACGACCTCGTCGGTGAGGAAGTAACCGAAAGCTTGCGTGTCGACGGGATCGACAGTGATCGGCTTGAACGAGATCTGGTCTCGTGGGGGACAATGCGAACACATCTAAAAGAGTGTCTAGACGGCCACAAGGAACCGCAGACGGCAAGTACGAACTGGGAACAAGAAAGTATCCGGAAAGCAACCGAGATCGCAGAGGAGAAAACGGAGTCGGCGCTTTCGGCACTCGCAAACAAAGGAACGCTCGCTGGTGGTGAGACCGCTGATGTCGACGTTCAAATCCAACTCAGTTGTCAGTCGTGTCCAACGCGAGTCCCTTTCGATGTCGCGCTGGAACGCGGGTACATCTGTGAAGACCACAACACACAGCAAGTCTCTCGGAACTAACCATGGTTTGGACAATCGATATCGAGCGGATCGCCGGAATCCTCCACGGGAGTGCAACCATCCAACCAGGTTTGAATGCTGTACAGGCCGCAAACTGGCAGGGCAAATCGAGCTTCGTCGAGGCGGTCAAAACGGCCCTCGGGACCTCGACCGAGCTGACAGAAGGAGCGGACTCGGGTCACGTCGACCTGCAGACACCAGCCGGGGATACCACGGTGCGGCTCGTTCGCAACGGGTCGACTGTTAGCCGTGAGGGAACGCCGTATCTCGACGACGAATACGACGTTATCCGGGCTGAGCTGTTCGCCTGTCTGGACGAACACAACGAGATCAGGAGAGCCGTTCGACGGGGCGACAACCTCGAAGAAGTCCTCTTGGAGCCGTTGGACTTCCAGAACATCGACGAGCAGATCGCCGAGCTGAAACGCGAATGCGAGCGTGTCGAGTCCGA
This sequence is a window from Halohasta litchfieldiae. Protein-coding genes within it:
- the rdfA gene encoding rod-determining factor RdfA, coding for MTSDTSCKIDGVIERYDLESADPIYDSINEGLLARWTGAGKRTAMGYRSLTEWFNKRLLQVVYDKHGRETLGARLDSDYEILTSDDDLVGEEVTESLRVDGIDSDRLERDLVSWGTMRTHLKECLDGHKEPQTASTNWEQESIRKATEIAEEKTESALSALANKGTLAGGETADVDVQIQLSCQSCPTRVPFDVALERGYICEDHNTQQVSRN